DNA sequence from the Candidatus Cloacimonadota bacterium genome:
TTCTAATGTCATGATGAGCGAAGTCGAACCATCGTCGAAAGAACCATCCTTCGACTCCGCTCAGGATGACAGAAATCCAACGGACAAATCACAAGATGACATTTTTGTTGATATCGATGTAACTCAATTCAAATCTGCTTTTGAGAATTTATTGAACAATGCTTTGGAAGCGATAGATGAGAATGGTTATGTGAAAATCAATGTAAAAAAAGAAAAAGATGAAGTTATTATCGAGATGAGGAATAGTGTGTCACAAGACTCAACTCCAACTTCGTTTGAAGTCGAGTCCTGTTTGGAAAGAGGATTCTCAACTAAAGGATCTTCAGGTTTGGGAGTTCCTATCGCAAAAACTATCATCGAAAAACATGGTGGTACTTTTAAGATAGAAAAAGTTGAGAGGGAATTCATTGTGAAGATCATTCTAATCTTGAAAGATGTGAAATGATATGAAAAATCATGAATCAAACCTGACTCGCAGCGAAGTGTGAGTCGGGATTGATCAACTTGAATGCTGTTCTCGATTCATCCGTCAAAACCGAACGAATCAAGTCCAGCAAAAATGGAAAATCATTCTCAACTCGACGCTTCGCTCTCAAGTCGAGTCTGATTTTTTTCCTCTCCTCTCAGGAGAGGATTAAGGTGAGGTAAAATGAACAAAATATTAATTCTGGATGATATCAAAGAAATGGCAGAACGCTACCGGAATATCCTGGT
Encoded proteins:
- a CDS encoding ATP-binding protein codes for the protein MIQISTIAKKLSVFARINKLQKEKVGIKSLLESIIDEYINHPLYDKIEFPHSNVMMSEVEPSSKEPSFDSAQDDRNPTDKSQDDIFVDIDVTQFKSAFENLLNNALEAIDENGYVKINVKKEKDEVIIEMRNSVSQDSTPTSFEVESCLERGFSTKGSSGLGVPIAKTIIEKHGGTFKIEKVEREFIVKIILILKDVK